Proteins from one Pleuronectes platessa chromosome 16, fPlePla1.1, whole genome shotgun sequence genomic window:
- the tob1a gene encoding protein Tob1a, whose translation MQLEIQVALNFIISYLYNKLPRRRVNIFGEELERQLKQKYEGHWYPDKPYKGSGFRCIHVGEKVDPVVEKAAKESGLDIEDVRNNLPQDLSVWIDPFEVSYQIGEKGPVKVLYVDDSNESAASSVGLDLDKEIKNSFNPDAQVFMPINEPVSGTSPGSSSPSPPFGHSAAVSPTFMPRSTQPLTFTTATFAATKFGSTKMKSSGRNNNNNGGGGSSTVNKVARTSPTNLGLNVNSLLKQKAISTSMHSLYGLGLGAQQQHQKPSALSPNAKEFVFPSLQGPGSQSTLFPGDSSLSLSPLQYSNAFDMFAAYGGLNDKSLMDGLNFSLNNMQYSNQQFQPVMAN comes from the coding sequence ATGCAGCTTGAAATCCAAGTAGCTCTCAACTTCATCATCTCGTACCTGTACAACAAACTGCCAAGGCGACGGGTCAACATTTTCGGCGAGGAGCTGGAGCGCCAGCTGAAGCAGAAATACGAGGGACACTGGTACCCTGACAAGCCATACAAGGGCTCAGGATTCAGATGCATCCACGTGGGGGAGAAGGTGGACCCCGTGGTGGAGAAGGCAGCCAAAGAGAGCGGGCTGGATATCGAGGATGTCCGCAACAACCTGCCCCAGGACCTCAGCGTGTGGATTGACCCCTTCGAGGTGTCCTATCAGATCGGGGAGAAGGGGCCCGTCAAAGTCTTGTACGTTGATGACAGCAACGAAAGTGCAGCTAGTAGCGTGGGACTTGATCTGGACAAGGAAATCAAGAACAGTTTCAATCCCGATGCCCAGGTCTTCATGCCCATCAACGAGCCTGTGAGCGGCACCTCCCCGGGCTCCAGCTCGCCCTCTCCCCCTTTCGGCCACTCGGCAGCAGTCAGCCCCACATTCATGCCCCGCTCCACGCAGCCCTTAACCTTCACAACAGCCACCTTCGCCGCCACCAAGTTCGGCTCCACTAAGATGAAGAGCAGCGgacgcaacaacaacaacaacggcggcggcggcagcagtaCTGTGAACAAAGTGGCACGCACCTCTCCCACCAATCTGGGCCTGAATGTGAACAGTCTCCTGAAACAGAAAGCCATCTCCACCTCCATGCACTCTCTGTACGGGTTGGGCCTCggagcccagcagcagcatcagaagCCCTCGGCCCTGTCGCCCAATGCCAAGGAGTTTGTGTTCCCCAGCCTGCAGGGCCCGGGCAGCCAGAGCACTCTGTTTCCCGGGGACAGCTCGCTCAGCCTCAGCCCGTTGCAGTACAGCAATGCCTTTGACATGTTTGCGGCCTACGGTGGCCTTAACGACAAGTCCCTCATGGATGGCTTGAATTTCAGCTTGAACAACATGCAGTATTCTAACCAGCAATTCCAGCCAGTTATGGCCAACTAG